Proteins co-encoded in one Gossypium arboreum isolate Shixiya-1 chromosome 11, ASM2569848v2, whole genome shotgun sequence genomic window:
- the LOC108474059 gene encoding uncharacterized protein LOC108474059, with amino-acid sequence MGTLSSLFPLSLSAVPKPLSKFAPKTHLIFFVASTSKLRSKTVAFGGNPPDPKQKEYLFLDENGVVEDIDGYVNNLSLEYESVWDTKPSWCQPWTITLTGSLVIACSWLILRSLVVTAFATVGICTWWYIFLYSYPKAYMEMIAERRERVENGVEDTFGMSKNQ; translated from the exons ATGGGAACTCTATCATCTCTGTTCCCCCTCTCACTCTCTGCTGTCCCAAAACCTCTCAGTAAATTTGCCCCGAAAACCCACCTTATTTTCTTTGTTGCTTCCACTTCAAAGCTTCGATCCAAAACAGTGGCCTTCGGGGGGAATCCACCCGACCCCAAACAGAAAGAATATCTATTCTTGGACGAAAACGGTGTCGTTGAAGACATTGATGGTTATGTTAACAACCTCTCTCTCGAGTACGAATCAGTTTGGGACACGAAGCCTTCATG GTGTCAACCATGGACGATTACCCTTACTGGATCGTTGGTGATTGCCTGTAGTTGGCTAATTTTACGTTCACTTGTGGTCACAGCTTTTGCCACAGTGGGGATATGCACATGGTGGTACATCTTTCTATATTCTTATCCTAAG GCTTATATGGAAATGATAGCCGAGCGACGAGAGAGGGTGGAGAATGGTGTAGAAGATACATTTGGAATGAGCAAGAATCAATGA
- the LOC108473159 gene encoding uncharacterized protein LOC108473159, which yields MVIIMRDFPSCFGESGVQVADSSSSSAAKAAQNLVTCVYQFQLHGRSCLITVTWTKNLMGQGLGVAIDDSANQCLCKVDIKPWLFSKRKGSKTIDVDSGKIDICWDLSNARFGSGPEPVEGFYLAVAFDQEMVLHLGDLKKEASKKINISSTPLSSDAVFIAKREHIFGKKFYGAKAQFCDKGPIHDVVIECDPFDLKDPCLVIRIDSKTVMQVKRLNWKFRGNHTILVDGLPVEVFWDVHNWLFGNAMGNAVFMFQSCISAEKLWTGDSAFDPSLLTWSSSQKLKDHHQVQGLGFSLILYAWKHE from the coding sequence ATGGTTATTATAATGAGGGACTTTCCTTCTTGTTTTGGTGAAAGCGGTGTTCAAGTAGCTGATTCATCATCTTCAAGTGCAGCTAAAGCTGCTCAAAACTTGGTTACTTGTGTTTATCAGTTTCAATTACACGGTCGATCGTGTTTAATCACGGTTACATGGACCAAGAATCTGATGGGTCAAGGCCTTGGTGTTGCTATTGATGATTCAGCCAATCAATGTTTGTGTAAAGTTGACATAAAGCCCTGGTTGTTCTCTAAGAGAAAAGGATCGAAGACTATAGATGTAGATTCTGGTAAAATTGATATATGTTGGGACTTGTCTAATGCTAGATTTGGTTCCGGGCCAGAACCAGTTGAAGGGTTTTACCTGGCTGTTGCATTTGACCAGGAAATGGTGCTGCATCTTGGAGATTTGAAGAAGGAAGCATCTAAGAAGATTAACATTAGCAGTACTCCTCTTAGTTCCGATGCTGTTTTCATTGCAAAAAGAGAGCATATTTTTGGGAAGAAGTTTTATGGTGCCAAGGCTCAGTTTTGTGACAAGGGACCTATTCACGATGTTGTAATCGAGTGCGACCCCTTCGATCTTAAGGATCCATGCCTTGTTATCCGCATTGATAGTAAAACAGTGATGCAGGTGAAGCGGCTCAATTGGAAGTTCCGCGGCAACCATACCATTTTGGTGGATGGACTTCCGGTGGAAGTGTTCTGGGATGTGCACAACTGGCTATTTGGCAATGCTATGGGCAATGCTGTTTTCATGTTTCAAAGTTGCATCTCTGCAGAGAAGTTGTGGACTGGCGACTCTGCATTTGATCCATCTCTATTGACATGGTCTTCCTCTCAAAAGCTTAAAGATCATCACCAAGTACAGGGTCTTGGCTTTTCATTAATATTGTATGCTTGGAAGCATGAATAG